CCACAACCATCCACGGAAACGGGTTAATTCCAAACTCGCGGGGCTGGTAGGTAGGTAGCCACCGCCAGACTTGGAGCGGCGCGACAGTTCTCCGCGCCGCTGCTGCGCGGTGCACCAGCCGCGGAGCCCCTGCGGTAGTCGAGGGCGGCTAGCGGCATCGCAGGCCGGGGGCCTGTCGGGCCCCTCCCCGGCCTGGGAAGCCCTCGAACGCCACCGCGACGTCGCTCGCTTGGCATGAACGGCTACGAAGCCGGTGGCAACGGGCAGTGTGAGACGACCGGTACGAGTGCCGCCTTGAATGAAGGGGGCCCAGTGGGGGCCCCGCTAGAATCGCGGTGAGCGTCATTCTAGGCGCAAGGTGTCACGGCTATAACATATTGAGTTTACTGGGAGTTCTGGTGCCCCCGGCGCGACTCGAACGCGCGACCCCAGGATTAGGAATCCTGTGCTCTATCCACCTGAGCTACGGGGGCACAGGATGGGACGCGTCTCTTAACCCGTCCGGCGCGGTCGTTCCACCGGAGCCGGCGCAGCCGTCGTCGACGCGGGACCGCGAGGCAGGCGCCGCCGCTCAGTCAATCTCGAGCCGCCGCCCGTCCTTGTCCTGCAGCACGAACTTGCCGAAGAACGCCCTGCCCCGCCGCCTCTGGAAGATACTGACGGCAATCAGCCAGACGCGCACGACGCGGCGCGGAGGCTCGCCGATGTAACGACGGTAGTCGGCAATGAGATCACGCTCTTCGTCGACCCAGCTCTCGAGATCGTTGTTGCCGCTTCGTACGACGACGTGGAACTCGCGGTCCTTCCACGTCGGCAGCGGGCACCAATAGCCGGTGCCGGCGGGAAGCTCGGCGCTCCACGTGTAGGTGATGTCGCGCCCGTTCTCGAACTCGACGGCGACGCTCAGGTAATCGTGCGAGGCCTGCGTGTCTTCGCGCAGCATCGACGGAAGCTCGTCGATCTTCCAGCTCCATCGAAGGTTGCTGCCCTCGGTGAGATCGAACGCCGCATCGTGCTGCAGGATGCTGACGTTGCGCTCGGTGTGGCACGCGATGCAGGGACGCTCGTCTTCGACTGCGCTCCGGAAAATGTCGCTCTGGCCGAGCATCCACAGGTAGCGCCACCCTTCCGGCGCGGGAACCGGCTTCGCGATTCTCGCTTGCTCGGCGGCCAGGCGTCCTGTGCCATCTGCCGCGGAAAGTGCCGCGAGGCCGGCAGCAGCGTCGCTGCGCCAGCGAATGACGACGACAGTCAATCCGCCGCGGAACTTTCGATAGTCGTTGAGCGACGTCGAGATGCGGCCGCTGTCGTCTCCCCACTGTCCGGGAAAGTAGCCGGCCAGGTACAGGCGTCCCGGCGCCTCCACACGAAAGCTGTGCGAGTCGCGGGTGCCGTTGAAGATCGCACCGCCCTCCCCGACCCTCATCCAGAGCTGGAACTGGGGCCCAACCCAGAGGTCGAGCGGATCGGACAATACGACGCGTCCCGCCGCGAACGTCGAAACCCACTCGCCGTCGTCGAGATCGAGACGCGTATCGAGCCACGGAAGCTGCGAGGCTTCCACGTCATAGATCTTCGCCGAAACGATCGCGCCTGAGTGCTCGAGCTTCTCGAGCGAAGAGAACCAGCTCCGGAGCGCGCCGCGTTCGACCGCCGCCTGGCTGCTGGCCGATTTGCCGCCGCGGACCGACCGCCACCGTCGCGCGGCGACCCGAAGATCCTGGGCGATTCCCATGCCGGTGTTGCTTAGCCGTGCCGCGGAGGCCGGACAAGGGGATGCGTCTGCGGGCGTTGCGCCGGCGATCTCGCTACCATGCGTCGATGCGGCGTCCGCTGCTCGAGCTTGCAGGGGCGCTCGTTGTCTTCCTGCTCACCATCGCAGTTGCCTGGCCGTCGCTGCAGTTCGGTTTTGTCGACGACGACCACGCGGTAGTCCTCGAGCGCAAACCCTTTTGGGAAATGGGGTTGAGCGATTTTCTTCACTCACGACCTTATGCCACGGGACGGCACTTCCTGGCCGTCACTCTCGACCTCGACCGGCTCCCTTCGGGGACAGTCCCTTTGCCGTTTCACGCGACGAACATCGCCATCGCGGGACTTTTGTCGGTGCTGGTCCTCGTGCTCGCGCTTCGTCTGGGACTCAGCGCTGCAGCGGCTTCGGTGGCGGCTGCGCTGTTTGCCGTTCATCCAGTCCACGTCGATGCGGTCTCCTCGATCGTCGGCCGCTGCGAGGCGCTGGCGGCCATCGGCGTGGTGGGAGCCTTGCTGGTGGCGCTCGGTCCAGCGGACCCGGCACGGCGGCGAGCCGGCCCGTGGCTCATTCTCGTGGCAACCGCACTGCTGGCCGGCATCGCGATGCATTCCAACGAGAGCGCGCTTTGCCTGCCGCTCCTCCTGGTCTCAGCGCGTCTACTGCTGGGTGCCAGGGTAGCACTGGCACCGGCGCTGGCAGGGACGGCCGTCGCGATCGCGAGCTGGGCCGCGATCGTCGTTCCATTGATGCCGACGATGGCGCCGACGGATTTCGTCGACAATCCCCTTGTCCACATGCCGGCGACCGAGAGGATTCCGAAGGCCTGCGCGATCCTGTGGGACTACGCGCGTCTTCTCGTGTGGCCCCACCCTCTTCTCGAAGACCGCTCGTTTCGCATGACCGATCCCTCGCTGGCATCCGGTACCATCGCGGTCGCGGCGTGGCTCCTGGTCGCGTGGATGGTCTGGCGCCTCGCGCGCCGTCATCGGGTGGCGGCTTTTGCCATCGCGTGGTTTCCGCTCGCGTTCGCGGTGACCGCAAACATTGCAGGCACCATCGGCGTGATGATGGCCGAAAGGTTGCTGCTGTTGCCGTCCGTCGGTGTCTGCCTGCTTGCCGGCCTCGCGTTCGAGCGGTTCGCATCGACTTTGCGTGCGCGCGCGCTCGCCACGGTCGCGACTGTCGGAGTTGTCATCACATTGTTCGTGCTGTTTCGCGCGCGACAGGCGCCGTGGAACGATCCGGAGAGCTACTTCGCGATATCGGCGGCATCCTCTCCCCTTTCGGCAAAGGCCCAGTTCGATTACGGCACCTGGCTGCTGCACCGCGGCGAACGCGAAGATGCAGAAGCTTCGTTTTCCCGCGCGCTCGCCCTCGTTCCGTCTTTCGCCATGGCCAATTCGCTGAAGGCCCAGAGCATGGCCGAGCGTGGCGACGCCGGTGGCGCGGCCGAAAGCTACCTCGCTTACATCGCGACGACTCCGGACGATACGAACGCACTCAAGAACCTCGCCAGCCTGCTGATGCAGGCAGGCCGGCCTCGCGAGGCGCTGCACTGGGCCCGGCGCCTGGTCGAGCTTCTGCCTGGAGACCAGGGCGCCGTGGACGTGCTCGAGGCTGCCGAGGGCGAGGCGAAGCAGGCGGATGCGAACGACAAGCCAAAGGTTGCGCCTGAAGCGGCGCCACCGAAGGCCGACGCCGCAACGCCTTCGCTCAATCCTTGAACGCCAGCTCGCGAAGCGGAAGTCGGTAGCGCTGCAGCAATCGGTATACCTGGAGCGCGCCCAGGCGCCGCCGCCCCTGGATCGTCCGCCTCTGGCGCCACACCTCGGGAAGACGCGAGAGCGCATTGGCGTAAGCCCGCGCAAGGATGCCGATCAGCGCTGCATGGGAATAGTCGCGGCTGAAGGTACTCGACATTCCTCGCCCGCTGGCCGCCGCATAGCCCTGCGCCGTGTAGCGCGCGATCGTCCACAGCGGGCTCAGCAGCAGGATGCGAAGAGGAAGCAGGCGCACGGCATTCCAGATGCGATTGCGCTCGACGAGATACGCCTTGAGCGCCGAGTGGTACCCGCTCGTCATCGATTTCTTGTGAAAGGCGACTGCGCCGGGCACGTAGCGGCAGCGCCAGCCGCGAAGCTGGCCGCGAAGGCCGAGGTCGAGGTCCTCGAGGTATGCGAAGTAGGATTCTTCGAAAAGCCCGACGTCCTCGAGCATCGCGCGCCGATAGACCGCCGCGCAGCCGTTCGGACAAAGTACTTCGTCGGCTTCCCGGTACTGTCCGGTGTCGCGCTCGAGCCAGCCGCGCGAGCGGCAAAGGCCGTCGGGGTAGACCAGCAGCCCCGTGGAATCGAAGACGTCGCGGCGATCGAACATTCTTACGTTGCTGGCGAACATCCCGAAATCCCGATCCCGGTCGGCCGCGTCGTCCATTTGCGCGAGAAAATTTTCGTCGAGCTCGGCGTCGTTGTTGAGCAGCAGCACCAGCTCGCCCGTCGATGCCGCGTACGCAGTGTTGTTGCCGGCGCAGAAACCGGTGTTGGTCGCCAGCTCGATGACGCGCACGCGGGGGAAGGAGGTGCGAACCAGCTCGGCGCTTCCGTCGCTCGAGCCGTTGTCGACGACGAGGACTTCGTAATCGGTGAAGGTCTGCTTGTGGACGGCCGCGAGGCAATCGACGAGAAGATCGCGCCCGTTCCAGGTCAGGATGAGGATCGAAAATCGGGGCATCGCGGCAGGGTCCGTGATCGAGGATGCCGCAGTTGCTCAGCCGGCCGCGACGCCCCGCGGTGATACGCGTCGCGGGCGCCGTTTGCGCTCACCGTTTGCGCTCAGCAGCGCCTCACGTAGCCGCCGCCGCTGCGATCGCCGACGCGGCTTTCGACGAGCACATCGGCCTTGGCGAGCAGGTCCTCGCTGTGGCAGTGCTTTTCGATCATCAGCGTCAGGTCGCTCAGGTCGTGCAGGAGCATCTGCTCGGCCTGGGTGCGCGCGGCGGGATCCGACAGCACGTGGATCAGGTCGAGCACGAGGTCTTCGAGCTCGAGGCTCTCGAGCTCGACGGCCATCTCGAACGCGCGGTCAAGGGAGACCGCGGAGGCCGCTTCGCGGTGCAGGGTTTCGATCACCGCTGCCGACTGCTGGACCACGGAGTCCTCGACGACGAAATGGAGCTGGTCTCCGGCCTGCTCGATCAGCGCCCGCACCAGGGCCAGCGCGCCGACGTGGCCGGCCTCGTGGCGTGCCATCGACATCCAGAACCGGTGAAGCTCGGGCTCGTCGCGGAACGTCGCCGCAAGACGCGTGTAGATGCCCATCGCCAGGGACTCGAGGCGGGAAGCCTCATCGATGGTCCTGCCGAGGGCCTTCGTCATCGAACGCCTGCTACCAGAGCGCCCCCACGGACGCGAGCCCGAAGTGTAATGGGGTCAGGCACCAGAGGAATGGGGTCAGGCACCATTCCTCTGGTGCCTGACCCCATTACATTCCGGTTATCTTTACGCTGGAGCGGCGGCGGCGGTGGCGGGGACTCGGCCCCTCAGGCCGGGTGCGGTGCCGAGCATCTTCTCCATCTGCTGGAGCTTGGCGGCAAACCCGGTGTCACCCGACTGGCGCTCAGCCACCGAGCGCACCGCGCGAAGAATGGACGTGTGATTGCGGCCGCCTAGGGCGTGCCCGATCTCCGGCAACGACGCTGCCGTCAGCTTGCGGCACATGTACGCGGCGATGTGGCGCGGCCACGCGACGCGGCGCGAGCGGTCCCTCGACAGCAGCTCGTCCCTTGTCAGCCCGTGGACCCATGCGACGGTGTCGATGACGACGTCGAGGTCGATCGGTCCGCGGCGCGCCAGGTAAGGCGTGATCATCGTTTCGACCACCCCGTCATCCAGAGGCAGCGACTGGTGATTGCTCGCCGCGCGCAGACGCGAGACGAGCCCTTCAATCTCACGCACGCTGCCCTGGAGCTGCACGGCGAGGCGATCCAGGATGTGGTCGTCGAGATGGATTCCCGCTTCGACGAGCTTTCCCTTGAGGATGCGAAGACGAAGCTCGCGGTCGAGCGGGCCGAGGTCGGCGAGAAGTCCGCCGGCGAATCGGCTCTGCAGGCCTCTCTCGAGATGCTCGAGCTCATCGGGCGGACGGTCGCTCGCCAGCGCGATCGGTTTTCCACTCTGATGCAGCAGGTTGAATACGTGGTAGAGCTCCTGCTGGGTACGCTTCTTGCCTGCAAGGAACTGCACGTCGTCGATCAGAAGTGCATCGGCGCCGCGGAACTCGCGGTGGAACGCTTCCATGCGGCCGCCCTGCAAGGACTCGACCATGCGGCGCGTGAAGTCTTCGCCCTGGTAGTAGAGCACGCGCTTGCCGC
The nucleotide sequence above comes from Candidatus Binatia bacterium. Encoded proteins:
- a CDS encoding DUF3047 domain-containing protein, whose product is MGIAQDLRVAARRWRSVRGGKSASSQAAVERGALRSWFSSLEKLEHSGAIVSAKIYDVEASQLPWLDTRLDLDDGEWVSTFAAGRVVLSDPLDLWVGPQFQLWMRVGEGGAIFNGTRDSHSFRVEAPGRLYLAGYFPGQWGDDSGRISTSLNDYRKFRGGLTVVVIRWRSDAAAGLAALSAADGTGRLAAEQARIAKPVPAPEGWRYLWMLGQSDIFRSAVEDERPCIACHTERNVSILQHDAAFDLTEGSNLRWSWKIDELPSMLREDTQASHDYLSVAVEFENGRDITYTWSAELPAGTGYWCPLPTWKDREFHVVVRSGNNDLESWVDEERDLIADYRRYIGEPPRRVVRVWLIAVSIFQRRRGRAFFGKFVLQDKDGRRLEID
- a CDS encoding glycosyltransferase family 2 protein, which encodes MPRFSILILTWNGRDLLVDCLAAVHKQTFTDYEVLVVDNGSSDGSAELVRTSFPRVRVIELATNTGFCAGNNTAYAASTGELVLLLNNDAELDENFLAQMDDAADRDRDFGMFASNVRMFDRRDVFDSTGLLVYPDGLCRSRGWLERDTGQYREADEVLCPNGCAAVYRRAMLEDVGLFEESYFAYLEDLDLGLRGQLRGWRCRYVPGAVAFHKKSMTSGYHSALKAYLVERNRIWNAVRLLPLRILLLSPLWTIARYTAQGYAAASGRGMSSTFSRDYSHAALIGILARAYANALSRLPEVWRQRRTIQGRRRLGALQVYRLLQRYRLPLRELAFKD
- the dnaA gene encoding chromosomal replication initiator protein DnaA, which codes for MTGSNEAERLWHGACALIEERVSEKDFQTWILELGPRSFDGETLTLEAPFGLFRDRVKQSFLPTIEASVCAAAKKSCQVVVVVGQLGLATGQRGRGIKAVANTSRTAQASAAKPAREKTFDGFLVGEGNRLAYLGARQLAEGSTREGGNPLFLYGGVGLGKTHLLLAVAQSLRARGKRVLYYQGEDFTRRMVESLQGGRMEAFHREFRGADALLIDDVQFLAGKKRTQQELYHVFNLLHQSGKPIALASDRPPDELEHLERGLQSRFAGGLLADLGPLDRELRLRILKGKLVEAGIHLDDHILDRLAVQLQGSVREIEGLVSRLRAASNHQSLPLDDGVVETMITPYLARRGPIDLDVVIDTVAWVHGLTRDELLSRDRSRRVAWPRHIAAYMCRKLTAASLPEIGHALGGRNHTSILRAVRSVAERQSGDTGFAAKLQQMEKMLGTAPGLRGRVPATAAAAPA